The DNA window CAAACCTTTTTGCATCAATTGTTGGTGCTTTTATGTATTTTGCCACTCTTACCGAAGTTCCAATTTTACAAGGTCTTATTGCTGCCGGTATGGGTAAAGGACCAGCGTTAGCTTTGTTATTGGCAGGACCTTCCTTGTCTTTGCCCAATATGTTAGTTATTCGTGGAGTTCTTGGTACTAAGAAAACAGTAGTTTATGTAAGTTTAGTTATTGTAATGGCTACCATTACTGGAATCATTTATGGTTCTATTTTTTAAAATAGTTAAAATATGAAAATTTCAAGAAAAAATGAAATGAAAATAACATTGGTTATAATGGTATTTATTATGACCTTAGTTGTTTCGTTTGTTAATGTTGTTTTTAATTTTGGTCTTTCAAACGAATTTCTTATTAAATGGTTAAAAATGTGGGCGTTGGCTTTTGTTATTGCATTGCCCGTTGTAATGATAATTATGCCAATAATTAAAAAAGTAATATCTAGATATATAAACGATTAGCATATTAATAGAAGTCCTTTTTATAGTAAAGGAAATAGAATAAGCTACTTTGTTTAATAAAAGTTAAGAGTTATCATAATTTTCTTTATCTTTATACCATAAAATCAATATACATGAAAAAAGTTTTCTTTCTTGATGCTTATGCATTAATATTCAGAGCATATTATGCTTTTATTAAAAATCCACGTATCAATTCAAAGGGAATCAATACTTCAGCAATTTTTGGTTTTATGAATTCTCTTTTAGATGTTATTCAAAAAGAAAAACCAACACATTTGGCCATTGTATTCGATTCGTCTGCAAAAACCTTTCGCCACGATCTATTCCCGGCATACAAGGCTACTCGCGAAGCTACACCTGAAGATATTAAAAATTCTATCCCATACATTAAACAAATAATAGAAGCACTCGAAATACCTGTTTTTGAAGTTCCTGGATATGAGGCAGATGATGTTATCGGAACTTTAGCTAAAGATTTTGCTCGTAAAGATTACATGGTATTTATGATGACACCCGACAAAGATTTTTGCCAGTTAGTCGATAAAAATATTTTTATATATAAACCATCACGTTCGGGAAGCGATGTAGAAATCTGGGGAATTCCAGAAGTTCAACGTCAATTTGAAGTTCAATATCCCTTGCAGGTTATAGATGTATTAGGTCTTTGGGGTGATGCCTCCGATAATGTGCCCGGTGCTCCAGGCATTGGCGAAAAAACAGCAAAAAAGCTTATAAAAGAATTTGGATCTATTGAGTCATTGTTGCAACAAACCGATAAACTCAGTGGAAAAATTAAAGAAAACCTCGAAAAATATAAAGATCAAATACTTTTATCTAAAAAACTTGTAACTATTTATACGTCTGTTCCACTAGAAATTTACGAAGACAATATACGTTTAACTAAACCCGATATTTCTAAAATAACTCCCATATTTGATGAATTAGAATTTAAAAATTTATTACGTCGTTTTTATGAGTGGAGCAAAGGGATTGTATTACCTTCGTCGCACCCAGAAGTTAATATGGATGAACCCAATTTATTTAATCAAAACCCCGAATTAGTTACCAATATTATTTCACCGCATAAAAAAATAAACGATGTGCCTCATCAATATACACTACTAAAAGAAGAAAGTCAGTTTTTAGCATTGATCGAAGAAATTAAAACGCAAAAAAAATTTGCATTCGATACCGAAACTACATCTTTAGATACTATTGCACCCGAAATAGTAGGAATATCGTTTTGCACTGAGCCTCATAAGGCTTATTATATTAATTTACCAATAAACAAACAAGAAAGCAAAGACATACTTCAATTATTTAAGCCTATTTTTGAAAATTCTGAAATATTGAAAATAGCCCATAATTTAAAATTTGATTATCAAGTATTAAAAGCCTACGATATTCATGTTACTATGCCATATTTTGACACCATGGTGGCACACTATCTTTTAGAACCTGAGCAACGTCATGGTTTAGATTATTTATCGCAAGCTTATTTAGATTATATACCGATTCCAATAGAATCGCTTATTGGCGAAAAAAAAGCAAAACAAATAAGCTTACGTTTAGTAGAAGTTGATAAAGTAAAAGAATATTGCTGCGAAGATAGCGATGTAGCATATCAGTTATATCAAACTTTTAAGCCATTGCTTTTACGGGATAGCTTATTAGATTTGTTTGAAAAGATAGAGATGCCTTTGGTCGAAGTATTAGCAGAAATGGAATTAGCAGGCATTCGGCTTAACGAAAAGGCACTTATAGAACAATCAAAAAATATTTTGAACGATTTGCAAAATTTAGAACAAGATATATATCAACTTGCAGGGACAAATTTTAATATTAACTCGCCCCGACAATTGGGCGATGTGTTGTTTGAAAAACTATCTATCGATGCGAATGCTAAAAAAACAAAAACAAAACAATATGCTACCGGAGAAGAAGAACTTTTAAAGTATGTTGACAAACATCCCATCATTCAAAAAATTTTAGATTATAGAACGTTGCAAAAGTTATTAAGCACTTATATTGAATCATTACCACAATTAGTTCATCATAAAACTAAACGTTTGCATACTTCGTATAGTCAGGTTACAACAGCCACCGGTCGTTTAAGTAGTCTTAACCCTAATTTGCAAAATATTCCAATTCGCGAAGAGCGAGGACGCGAAATTCGTAAGGCATTTGTGCCATCAGAAAAACACCAGTATATTTTATCGGCCGATTATTCACAAATAGAACTTCGAATTATGGCTCACTTAAGCCAAGATGAGCATTTAATGGCAGCTTTTAAACATAATATAGATATTCATACTGCAACAGCATCGCGAATATTTGGTGTTTCAACCGAACAAGTTACGCGTGAAATGCGTTCTAAAGCTAAAGTGGCTAATTTTGGTATTATTTATGGAATATCGGCATTTGGCTTATCACAACGCTTACATATTAGCCGAACAGAAGCAAAACAACTTATCGATCAGTATTTTGAAAAATATCCAGGTGTAAAAAAATACATGAATCATCAAATAGAATTAGCACGCGAATTGGGTTATGTCGAAACTTTACTTAAACGACGCCGTTATTTGCCCGATATTAATTCGCGTAATGCAACTGTTCGCGGTTTTGCAGAGCGAAATGCTATTAATGCTCCTATTCAAGGCTCATCGGCCGATATTATTAAAATAGCAATGAATAAAGTTTTTGCAGCTTTTAATGAACATAAACTAAAAAGCCGTCTGCTTTTGCAAGTACATGACGAATTAGTGTTTGAGGTTACAATAGAAGAACTCGATATAGTTAAGCAAATAGTAAAACAGCAAATGGAAAATGCTATTCCACTAAGTATACCCCTTCTAGTAGAGATTGGTTATGGTGCTAATTGGCTCGAAGCTCATTAAAAAATGAACGCTTTTGTATATTCTAATTTTAAAAGATAAGATATTGTAAATTAGTACAGAGCCTTCTTCTAATAGACTTTTTTAAGCCTATTGTTAATTATTGTTAAAAAATTAGAAAACTATTTTTGTGTTAAAAGTTTTTTATTTACATTTGCAAAACTATTATAGTGTTAAAAGTTTTCTATGGCATCAACCGATTATATTATTCAACAAACCCTTTCGTTATTTAAGAAAATGGGGATTCGTAGTGTAACAATGGATTTAATTGCCGAACATTTAGGTATGTCTAAACGTACCTTATATGAATTATTTCCCAATAAAGACGATTTAGTAAAAGCCTGTTTAAATTTGGCTTTAAATGAACGAAAACAAAAGTCGCAGGAAATTATAGCAAAAAGTGAACATATTATCGAGACTTTTATTCTTTTTATGCAAATGCATATAAATGAACTCAAACAAGTAAACCCTCTTTTTTTATACGATTTAAAAAAGTATCATCCCGAAGTATCGTGCCAAAAAACAGCCGAATTTACAAGTACAATGCAAGAAAATATTTCAAGATTTATTGAAATGGGTAAGGAACAAGAACTATTTAGAGCCGATGTTGACTCTGATATTCATGCAAAACTTATTTACGAACAAGTAAATATTATTCAAAATTCCGATATTTTTCCTCCAGAAAAATATAGCGCATCGAAAATATTTGAACAAGCCACTTTTACATTTATTCGTGGAATATCTACTGAAAAAGGGTTAACTATTATAGATAAATATTATAAAAAACATAAAAACGATTAAATATGATACTGAATTATTATAGGAAAATCGCAGTATTAATTGCAAGCTTGCCATTAATGGTTTTAGGGCAGACCAGCACAATTAATTTAACCCTACAACAAGCTATAGAGTTAGGAATAAAACAAAACCTTATGAGGCAGGTCTCGCAATTAGAAGTAGAAAAGAAACAAGCTAAAGTAAACGAATACATGGCAAGTCTTTTCCCTAACATAAAAGCTTCAGGGAGCTATAATCGTAATATTGACCGACCGGTAATATTTATGCCCGCAGGTCCACCATTTTTTGGAAATGTTTTAAAAATGGGTTCGGATAATAGTTATACAGGTGGTGTTAGCTTTGGATTGCCTTTATTTAACATGGCTATTTATGAATCGATTGCACTTGGCAAAAAAGACCTTGCTTTAACAAAAGAAAAATTACGCGAAAACGAAATTCAACTTACGACTAATATTAAAAAAACTTATTATAATTTGTTGCTTTTAAAAGAATCGTATCGAGTAATGAACAAAAGCTATCATCATGCTTTAGAAAATGTTAAAAACATAACTCAAATGAACCAACAGGGAATGGTCTCTGATTACGATAAAATACGAGCACAGGTTCAAGTAGAAAATATAAAACCTAATTTAATTCAACTTCAGAAAAGTTACGATAATGTAATGCGAATGTTTAAACTTTTATTAAATATTGATGACAGTATTCAAGTTTTAATAGATACTACACTTATATACGATCAAAACATTATTGAAAATATATCATACGATAGTATTCAATACGAAAATAATACTACCTTACAGCAACTGCAATTGCAAAAAAGCTTAATTAAAAGCCAATTGCGTTTAACAAAGAGTAATATGTTTCCAACACTTATGGCAATTGGCAATTATCAATATCAAACACAAGCCGATAATTTTAAATTTAATGAATATAAATGGGTTAAAACTTCTATTTTGGGCTTACAATTAAATATTCCCTTATTTGCCGGATTGAGTGTTCATCGCCAAATAAAACAAGTAAATATTACGGCAAAAGAACTGGAATTGCAAGAACAGTTTACGCGTAAAAACATAGAAAGCCAAATTAATACAGCATTAAATAATATGCAAATAGCACAAGAAAAGCTAACATGGTCAAAACAAAATATGCAATTAGCCGAACAAGGTTATAATATTGCTAAGACTCGTTATAATACAGGTCAAAGTACATTACTTGAGCTCAATGATGCCGATAATGCACTAACTCAAGCGATGTTAAATCATATTCAGGCAAAGTTTGAATATTTAAATGCAAAATTTGATTTAGAACAATTGATAACTAAGTAAAAATTAAAAAACAAATCATATGAAAAAGGCTTCTTTAATTTTTATTCTTGCAATGGTGATCGTGTTTTCATCTTGCAATCAAAAACAGACCGAAGAAAAAAAGGTTGAAAACGAAATTCCTATTGTAAAAACGATGTTGGTTCAAAAGAAAAATATAGAACGAACCATTACTTATTCGGCTAACATCATGGCATACCAAGAGAACCATTTGGCACCTGCTGCTGCTGGTAGAGTAGAAAAAATATTGGTCGATGTAGGCGATATAGTTACAAAAGGGCAGACTTTAGTACTGCTCGACAGAACCAATTACAATCAAAGCAAAATACAATTCGAAAAACTAAAATTAGATTTAATGCGAATGGATTCTCTTTATAAAGTAGGTGGTGTATCTAAACAACAATACGAACAAATAAAAATGCAATACGATGTAACTAAAAACACCCTCGATTTTCTCGAAGAAAATACAACACTAAAATCACCTATAAACGGTGTTATTACTGGAAAATATTTAAACGACGGTGAGATGTTTGCTATGAGTCCAGTACCTTCAATAGGTAAACCGGCTATAATATCCATTATGAACTTAAGTACTGTTAAGCTTTTAGTTGCAATACCTGAAGCCTATTTTCCTGCTGTAAAAAAAGGAATGGTTAGTACGATTATGCTCGATATTTATCCCGATAAAAAATTTAAAGGGAAGATTGATAAAATATATCCTACTATCGATAATATGACAAAAACCTTTACGGTAGAGATAGTTATACCTAATCCGAACCAACTATTACGACCAGGTATGTTTGCCAGAGCAGAACTAAACTTTGGTCAAGTGGATGCTTTACTGGTACCCGCTTATGCTGTACTAAAACAAACAGGATCTAACGAACGCTTTGTTTTTATTTATAAAGATGGAATTGCAAAACGAAAAGTTGTTCAAATTGGAAGTGTTATTGACGATATGCTTGAAATTGTGAATGGCATTCAAGAAGGCGAAGAACTAATTTATCAGGGACATACATCATTGCTCGATGGTATGCAAGTAAAAAAACAATAATAAACTTAATTTAGAATATTATGAGTTTATATAGTAGTTCAGTAAAGAGTCCGGTAACCACCATAATGATATTTATTGGTGTTATTATATTTGGTTTATATTCCTTAACCAAAGTACCGGTCGATTTAATGCCTAAAGTCGAAACACCAACCCTTTCAGTTATTACATTTTATCAAGGTGCCAATGCTATTGATATTGAAGAGAATGTAACTAAACCACTCGAAAACCAGTTAGGTTCACTCCAAGGACTTAAAAAATTAACATCGTCCAGTAAAGACAATGTTTCGTTAATACAAATTGAATTTGAATACGGTACTAATATCGACGAGTCGAGCAATAGTGTTCGTGATGCTATTAGCATGGTCGATCGATTATTGCCAGAAGGATGTGAAAAGCCACTTATTTTTAAGTTTAGTACTGACATGATACCCGTTGTTATATATGGGGTTATGGCAAACGAAAGTTACCCTGCGCTAAAGAAAATACTTCAAGATAGATTAGTTGATAAACTGAGCCGAATTGATGGTGTAGGAACTGTGAGCATTGTGGGTGCTCCTATTCGTGCGGTACAAGTAAAGTGCGATCCGCGTAAACTCGATGCATACAATATTTCGATAGAACAAATTGGAAATGCCATTCGAGCTGAAAATATATCGCTACCGTCTGGAAATATTGAAACAGGTTCACTCGATTTGTCTGTTCGCGTTAATGGCGATTTTGTTACAAGCGATATGGTTAAAAATATAATCGTTGCGAATCAGAACAACAAAATAATTAAAGTTAGCGATGTTGCCTTTGTTGCCGATACACTTAAAAAATCGACCGTCGACGAGCGTGTAAATGGTGAGCATGGAGTTCGATTCTTAGTTCAAAAACAGTCGGGATCAAATACCGTAAAAGTGGCAAAACTTGTTAAAGCAAAACTTGAAGAAATTAAAAAAGATCTTCCACCCGATGTGAAGTTTATAGAATTACTTGATACATCTAAGTTTATCAACGATTCAGTAAGTAGTTTAGAAGAAACATTATTATATGCATTTATTTTTGTAGTATTTGTGGTTTTAATTTTTTTAGCACGATGGAGAGCAAGTTTTATAATATTGCTAACGATTCCGGTTTCGTTAATTAGTGCATTTATATATTTATATTTATCAGGCAATTCAATTAACATTATATCGCTATCTGCTCTTGCTATTGCAATTGGTATGGTGGTAGATGATGCTATTGTTGTACTCGAAAATATTACCAAGCATATTGAGCGAGGTAGTAGCCCACGCGAAGCTGCTATATACGCTACTAACGAAATAGGCTTAGCTATAGTAGCATCAACACTTACCATATTAGCAGTATTTTTGCCTCTTACCATGATAACCGGATTAACAGGAGTCTTTTTTAGACAATTAGGGTGGATTGTTTCTATTACCATGTTTGTTTCGTTAATCACCGCTCTAACACTTACGCCAATGTTAGCTTCGCAAATGCTAAAAGGAAATCTTTATTACAAGTACAAACCTAATCGCTTTGTTGATAAAGTGAATAAATTTTGGGGCTTTTTTGACGATTTTTATGTTAAATCTTTACAATTTTCGCTTAAACATAAAACATTAGTAATTGTTTCGTCTATTGTTATTTTTGTTGGTAGTTTAATGTTATTTAAGTTTATTGGCAAAGAATTTATGCCAGCATCCGATAATGGACGTATCAATGCGTCTATTGAATTGCCTCAAGGAATTAGAATCAGTGAAACACGCCAATTAGCCGATACTATAGAAAAAATAATAAAAACGAAATATCCCGAAATAACGGGAATTGCAACTAGTATTGGAACAGGCGAAGGTGGCAATCTTATGACAGCTCTTACCAAATCAGCATCGTATATTATTAACTTTACAATGGTATTAAGTGAAGCGTCGAAACGCCAACGTGATATTTTTGAAATTGGCGAATTGTTGCGAAACGATATCAAACAGTTTCCGCAGATAGCCACCTTTATTGTCGATCCAGGCGCATCACGTAGCATGGGATCATCTATGATGATGGGGGGAGGTGGAAGTAATTTAGAAGTTAAGGTGTTTGGATACGATTTTGACCAAACCAATAAAATATCAGAAGAATTAACGCAATTCTTAAAAACACAATCGGGTTTTAAAGATATAACAGTGAGCCGCGATAAGGATAAAGCCGAAATACAAATTATTCCTGATAGAAATAAATTATCCCAACTTGGATTAAACACCTCTATTTTAGCATCATCGGTTAGAAATAGAATTTTAGGTTATACTGCCAGTAAGTATAAAGAAGATGGTACAGAATACGATATTATTGTAAAGTACGATGATAATTTTCTAACAACAGTTAAAGATATTGAAAATATGTCTATAATAGGTCCACGTGGTAATACTGTAAAACTTAAAGATATAGCACAAATAAAACAAATGTACACTACACCTAATGTTGAACACGAAAATAAAATACGTGTTAACAAAATTGTTACGACTCTTCAAGGTCGAGATTTAGGTTCTGCTGTAGATATTATCAACAAACACTTAAAAGAGATGAATATGCCTAAAAACATATTTGTTGAAGTAGGCGGTGCAGCTAAAGACATGCAAGATTCGTTTAAAGACATTGCAATGTTGTTTGTTCTTATCATACTATTGGTATATATAGTAATGGCATCTCAGTTTGAGTCGTTGCGTGAACCTTTTATTATTATGTTTTCAGTTCCTTTTGCTGTAACTGGTGTTTTTCTTTCGTTATTTATTACAGGTACCACGCTTAATTTAATATCTGGAATTGCAATAGTTATGCTAGTGGGTATTGTAGTTAAGAATTCTATTGTTTTAATCGATTTTACCAATATTCTTCGCAATAGGGGTATGTCTATTTCAAAAGCCATAGCTGCAAGTGGTAAATCGCGTTTAAGACCTATATTAATGACATCGCTCACAACTATTTTAGGTATGTTTCCATTGGCTTTAAGTACGGGCGAGGGGGCTACTATGTGGCAACCAATGGGGATCGCTATGATTGGAGGTATGGTATTTTCGTTGATTATATCGTTAATATTGGTGCCTGTTATTTATAGTATATTCGGAAATATGAAAATTAAACGAGTTCGCAACGAAATTCGTAGAAAATTATAATAATGAAATTTGAATTGCAAATAGAAATAAGGAAAATTACTATGGTGGCATTTTAATTATTGGCATCAAATCGATTTTCATCAATAAAAAAATAAAATATGAAAGCAGTATTTATTGTGTATAATCAGGCTTTAACTGAACAAGTTGAACAAGCACTCGTCTCACTTAGCATTAGAGGTTACAGTAAATGGGAAGAAATGCAAGGAGCAGGGAGTAAAAACGGTGAGCCACACCTAGGTACTCATACATGGCCTACTATGAATTCTGGTATTATTACCATAATTGCAGACGAACTTGTACCAAAATTGTTAGTTAAAGTTAATGAAATAAATAAAGTTGCCGAAATGCAAGGGATTCATGCATTTGTGTGGAATATTGAAACAATGATATAAAAATATTTGGAAATTTGAATTTGCAATTGTAAATTTGCAGTCCAATTTTGGGCCCATAGCTCAGTAGGTTAGAGCACCTGACTCATAATCAGGGGGTCGTAGGATCGTGCCCTACTGGGCCCACAAAGAACACCTTTAGGGGTGTTTTTTTGTTTATGCACTATTGTTATATATTGTATAGCAAAAAAATAGATCGTTTTTACATAGGCGAGACAGAAGATTTTGTTCGCAGATATCAAGAACATTTAAGTGGTTATTTTAAGCATTCATTTACATCTCGAACGGATGATTGGGAATTATATATGTTAATAGAATGTTCGAATCGTTTTGAAGCGAGAAAGCTAGAAAATTTTCTAAAACGGATGAAGAGTAGAACTTTTATACAACGTTTAAAAAGCGATCCCTTTTTACTTGATGAAATAATGCAACATCAAATCAGGGGGTCGTAGTCCCGATTTATCGGGACGTGCCCTACTGGGCCCACAAAGAACAACAAGGGTTTCAGACGTTTTAAGTTTGAAGCCCTTTTTTAATTTGCACACAATTTGCATTTAAGTAAAAAAGCACTTAAATTTGCTCAAACAAAAAAATAAAAAATTTATGAAACACGAATTACCGGTATTGCCTTATGCTCCTAATGCTTTGGAGCCTGTAATTAGCCAAAAAACCATCGAATTTCATTATGGTAAACATCATCAGGCTTATGTTAATAATTTAAACAACTTGATTCCCGGAACCAAATTCGAAAATGCTGATTTGTTAACCATCATTAAAGAAGCCGACGGCGGGATTTACAATAACGGAGCTCAGGTTTGGAACCATACATTTTATTTCGAAGCATTTTCGCCTAAGCCTAAATCGATGCCCGAAGGAAAATTGTTAGCCGCAATTGAGCAAAAATTTGGAAGTTTTAATGCATTTAAAGAAGCATTTCAAAAAGCTGCAGTTACTTTATTTGGCTCGGGGTGGGCTTGGTTGGTAGTAAACAAAGAAGGTCAACTCGATATAATACAAACTTCTAATGCAGCTAATCCTATTCGTGATGGTCATAAACCCTTGCTTACTTGCGATGTTTGGGAACATGCTTATTACCTCGATTATCAAAATCGTCGTCCCGATTATATTAGTGAGTTTTGGAAAATAGTTGATTGGGCTGTAATTGAAAAACGATTTGCTTAATTAGCTTTATAGTATTTCATTGCTATAGGCAGGAATTTTTTCATCTCTTTAATCCGATTTTCGTCCGAAGGGTGGGTGCTTAAGAACTGTGGTACAGAACTACTACTCTTTTGGCTCATACGCTCCCAAAAAACAATGGCTTTTTCGGGGTTATAGCCAGCTTTTGCCATAATAACTAAACCAATTTTATCGGCTTCGTATTCATGTTTACGCGAATAAGCCAACGCACCAAGCGTAGCACTGATTCCATAAAGTGATTTGAAAATCTCTTTAGTTTCCTCAGGTTTTTGTTGCAAGGCAACATCAAGGGTAATTCCGCCCATCATAATAGCCATTTGCTGGCTCATACGTTCATTACCATGTTTGGCAATGGCATGAGCCATTTCGTGCCCCATGACTACAGCGATACCATCATCGTCTAGTGTGTATGGAAAAATTCCCGAATAAAAAACAATTTTTCCGCCCGGCATACACCATGCATTAACTGTGGGGTTTTCTACTACATGAAATTCCCATTTTTGGCTTCTGATGCGATCTTTATATTTTGAATTAGCAAAAAGTGCATTAACGGCATTCACCATCCTGTTTCCAACATTTTCTAGTTGCTGACTTCTTTTATCGCTTGATGGAACTACCTGACTTTTCGAAATAAATTCCTGATAGCTGGTAAGAGCTAAACTAGTTACCATAACATCAGGTAAAAGTCGTATTTGATTTCGATTGGTAATAGGAACTTTATAACAGGCAACTAAGAAAAATAAAGCAAATAAGAAAGATAATGCCTTCATAAATTTACGTTTTTTTAATGCAAATATAAAACGATTTCATGTAACTTTGCCATATATTTTTTTTTATGGAAGATAAAGAATATACATTAAAGGAGCTTCAAAACATTACCGATCATTGGATAAAATCGGTGGGTGTACGATACTTTAACGAATTAACCAATACGGTTATATTAATGGAAGAAGTTGGGGAGTTCGCTCGAATTATGGCCCGAACTTATGGAGAACAATCGTTTAAAGAGAGTGATAAAAATAGTAGTATCGAAGAAGAAATGGCCGATATTTTATGGGTATTGATTTGTTTAGCTAATCAAACAGGGGTAGATCTCAATCAGGCGTTTATTCAAAAGTATAATAAACGTTCAATTCGCGATAAAGAAAGGCATCAAAATAATAATAAACTTAAATGATAGCCATTTTAAGCCCAAGTTATGATCCTTATTTTAATGTTGCATTAGAATATTATTTATTGCATTTTTTTGACGATGAGGTTTTGCTCTTATATCGTAATGAAACATCTGTTATTGTTGGCAAACATCAAAACGCCTTTGCCGAAGCCAACCAAAATTTTCTTCGACAGCATCAAATTCCACTTATTAGAAGAATATCGGGAGGAGGTACGGTTTATCACGATTTAGGTAATATAAATATAACA is part of the Bacteroidales bacterium genome and encodes:
- a CDS encoding DUF2798 domain-containing protein → MKISRKNEMKITLVIMVFIMTLVVSFVNVVFNFGLSNEFLIKWLKMWALAFVIALPVVMIIMPIIKKVISRYIND
- the polA gene encoding DNA polymerase I, whose translation is MKKVFFLDAYALIFRAYYAFIKNPRINSKGINTSAIFGFMNSLLDVIQKEKPTHLAIVFDSSAKTFRHDLFPAYKATREATPEDIKNSIPYIKQIIEALEIPVFEVPGYEADDVIGTLAKDFARKDYMVFMMTPDKDFCQLVDKNIFIYKPSRSGSDVEIWGIPEVQRQFEVQYPLQVIDVLGLWGDASDNVPGAPGIGEKTAKKLIKEFGSIESLLQQTDKLSGKIKENLEKYKDQILLSKKLVTIYTSVPLEIYEDNIRLTKPDISKITPIFDELEFKNLLRRFYEWSKGIVLPSSHPEVNMDEPNLFNQNPELVTNIISPHKKINDVPHQYTLLKEESQFLALIEEIKTQKKFAFDTETTSLDTIAPEIVGISFCTEPHKAYYINLPINKQESKDILQLFKPIFENSEILKIAHNLKFDYQVLKAYDIHVTMPYFDTMVAHYLLEPEQRHGLDYLSQAYLDYIPIPIESLIGEKKAKQISLRLVEVDKVKEYCCEDSDVAYQLYQTFKPLLLRDSLLDLFEKIEMPLVEVLAEMELAGIRLNEKALIEQSKNILNDLQNLEQDIYQLAGTNFNINSPRQLGDVLFEKLSIDANAKKTKTKQYATGEEELLKYVDKHPIIQKILDYRTLQKLLSTYIESLPQLVHHKTKRLHTSYSQVTTATGRLSSLNPNLQNIPIREERGREIRKAFVPSEKHQYILSADYSQIELRIMAHLSQDEHLMAAFKHNIDIHTATASRIFGVSTEQVTREMRSKAKVANFGIIYGISAFGLSQRLHISRTEAKQLIDQYFEKYPGVKKYMNHQIELARELGYVETLLKRRRYLPDINSRNATVRGFAERNAINAPIQGSSADIIKIAMNKVFAAFNEHKLKSRLLLQVHDELVFEVTIEELDIVKQIVKQQMENAIPLSIPLLVEIGYGANWLEAH
- a CDS encoding TetR/AcrR family transcriptional regulator encodes the protein MASTDYIIQQTLSLFKKMGIRSVTMDLIAEHLGMSKRTLYELFPNKDDLVKACLNLALNERKQKSQEIIAKSEHIIETFILFMQMHINELKQVNPLFLYDLKKYHPEVSCQKTAEFTSTMQENISRFIEMGKEQELFRADVDSDIHAKLIYEQVNIIQNSDIFPPEKYSASKIFEQATFTFIRGISTEKGLTIIDKYYKKHKND
- a CDS encoding TolC family protein, yielding MILNYYRKIAVLIASLPLMVLGQTSTINLTLQQAIELGIKQNLMRQVSQLEVEKKQAKVNEYMASLFPNIKASGSYNRNIDRPVIFMPAGPPFFGNVLKMGSDNSYTGGVSFGLPLFNMAIYESIALGKKDLALTKEKLRENEIQLTTNIKKTYYNLLLLKESYRVMNKSYHHALENVKNITQMNQQGMVSDYDKIRAQVQVENIKPNLIQLQKSYDNVMRMFKLLLNIDDSIQVLIDTTLIYDQNIIENISYDSIQYENNTTLQQLQLQKSLIKSQLRLTKSNMFPTLMAIGNYQYQTQADNFKFNEYKWVKTSILGLQLNIPLFAGLSVHRQIKQVNITAKELELQEQFTRKNIESQINTALNNMQIAQEKLTWSKQNMQLAEQGYNIAKTRYNTGQSTLLELNDADNALTQAMLNHIQAKFEYLNAKFDLEQLITK
- a CDS encoding efflux RND transporter periplasmic adaptor subunit, yielding MKKASLIFILAMVIVFSSCNQKQTEEKKVENEIPIVKTMLVQKKNIERTITYSANIMAYQENHLAPAAAGRVEKILVDVGDIVTKGQTLVLLDRTNYNQSKIQFEKLKLDLMRMDSLYKVGGVSKQQYEQIKMQYDVTKNTLDFLEENTTLKSPINGVITGKYLNDGEMFAMSPVPSIGKPAIISIMNLSTVKLLVAIPEAYFPAVKKGMVSTIMLDIYPDKKFKGKIDKIYPTIDNMTKTFTVEIVIPNPNQLLRPGMFARAELNFGQVDALLVPAYAVLKQTGSNERFVFIYKDGIAKRKVVQIGSVIDDMLEIVNGIQEGEELIYQGHTSLLDGMQVKKQ
- a CDS encoding efflux RND transporter permease subunit → MSLYSSSVKSPVTTIMIFIGVIIFGLYSLTKVPVDLMPKVETPTLSVITFYQGANAIDIEENVTKPLENQLGSLQGLKKLTSSSKDNVSLIQIEFEYGTNIDESSNSVRDAISMVDRLLPEGCEKPLIFKFSTDMIPVVIYGVMANESYPALKKILQDRLVDKLSRIDGVGTVSIVGAPIRAVQVKCDPRKLDAYNISIEQIGNAIRAENISLPSGNIETGSLDLSVRVNGDFVTSDMVKNIIVANQNNKIIKVSDVAFVADTLKKSTVDERVNGEHGVRFLVQKQSGSNTVKVAKLVKAKLEEIKKDLPPDVKFIELLDTSKFINDSVSSLEETLLYAFIFVVFVVLIFLARWRASFIILLTIPVSLISAFIYLYLSGNSINIISLSALAIAIGMVVDDAIVVLENITKHIERGSSPREAAIYATNEIGLAIVASTLTILAVFLPLTMITGLTGVFFRQLGWIVSITMFVSLITALTLTPMLASQMLKGNLYYKYKPNRFVDKVNKFWGFFDDFYVKSLQFSLKHKTLVIVSSIVIFVGSLMLFKFIGKEFMPASDNGRINASIELPQGIRISETRQLADTIEKIIKTKYPEITGIATSIGTGEGGNLMTALTKSASYIINFTMVLSEASKRQRDIFEIGELLRNDIKQFPQIATFIVDPGASRSMGSSMMMGGGGSNLEVKVFGYDFDQTNKISEELTQFLKTQSGFKDITVSRDKDKAEIQIIPDRNKLSQLGLNTSILASSVRNRILGYTASKYKEDGTEYDIIVKYDDNFLTTVKDIENMSIIGPRGNTVKLKDIAQIKQMYTTPNVEHENKIRVNKIVTTLQGRDLGSAVDIINKHLKEMNMPKNIFVEVGGAAKDMQDSFKDIAMLFVLIILLVYIVMASQFESLREPFIIMFSVPFAVTGVFLSLFITGTTLNLISGIAIVMLVGIVVKNSIVLIDFTNILRNRGMSISKAIAASGKSRLRPILMTSLTTILGMFPLALSTGEGATMWQPMGIAMIGGMVFSLIISLILVPVIYSIFGNMKIKRVRNEIRRKL